From the Syngnathus typhle isolate RoL2023-S1 ecotype Sweden unplaced genomic scaffold, RoL_Styp_1.0 HiC_scaffold_456, whole genome shotgun sequence genome, the window GACTCAAGCTTCTCTGTCGGAGTCAAACCTGAGACTCCACAAGATCACGTCTAACAGTGTTAGAGTCCTGACAGCATTTCCAGCAGGGGACCATGCTAAAGACATTAAAGATCTCTATCTCGGAACAGAAACGGCGCCCACCCAAAGAAGTCTTGGTTTGAGCTGGGAAATCAAAATAGACACTTTCACCTTCCAAGTGTCAGTCAATGACAAGCCATTCACACGTCGTGGGATTCTTTCTACAATAAACAGTCTTTTCGACCCGCTTGGCTTTGTTGCTCCTGTGACCATTCAAGGAAAGTCACTATTGAGAGAGCTTACTCTTGAAGGAACTGAATGGGACGTTCTTCTTCCCCAAGAAAAACTTAAAGTGTGGGAAACATGGAGAGATtctcttcaggaattgcaacatCTTCACATTCCTCGTGCTTATACCACCACTTCTCCTTCCAAGGCAAAGCAAAAGGAGATCTGCATCTTCTCTGATGCCTCTACAAAGGCTATTGGTGCTGTCGCATACCTCAGAACAACTAACGAGGATGGCCAGATCCACGTGGGCTTCATCTTAGGAAAAGCCAAACTTTCTCCTCCCAGCGAACCCACCATTCCCAGACTGGAACTTTGTGCGGCAGTGCTAGCTGTAGAAATGGCTGAACTCATCGTTCAAGAGATTGATCTTCCACTTGACGCAGTCACCTTTTATTGTGACAGTAAAGTGGTGCTGGGATATATACATAATCAGTCAAAACGTTTCTATGTGTATGTCCACAACAGAGTTCAAAGGATCCGGCAATCCACAGACCCAAAGCAATGGCGGTACGTGCCTACGGAACACAACCCAGCTGACCATGCCTCCAGATCGGTTCAAGCTTCCATCCTCACACAAACCAACTGGTTCACAGGTCCAGCCTTTCTATACAAACCACAAGCAGCCACTGAGCATCAACAGTCATTTGAAATCATCGATCCAGACTCAGATGTGGAGATCCGACCACAAGTAACAAGTTGCGTGACGGGCCAAAGAGACAAGCGCTTCGATCCAAAGAGATTTGAAAGATTCTCATCTTGGAAGTCCTTGCAAAGAGCAACTCTTCTCCATGTAACTCGTTCTTTTAAGTCAACAGACCAGGATGTCACTGTATGTTCTGGATGGCACCAGTGTTCAAAGCCTCACAGTGTCGATGAGTTGTCAAAATCATCTGAAGTCATCCTTCGTGCTGTACAAAGAGCCTGCTTTTCTGAAGAATACGACTCCCTCTCCAAGGGGCAAGACGTTAACAAGAAAAGTTCATTGTCAAAACTAAATCCTGTTATAGCCCCAGATGGCTTGTTGAGGATTGGAGGGAGACTGAAGCTGGCAGATCTCAGCGACCCTGAAAAACATCCAATCATTCTGCCAGGTAAACATCATGTGTCCACATTGCTCATAAGACATCATCACGAACGAGTTGAACACCAAGGCCGAAGTTTCACAGAGGGCGCTGTACGAGCCGCTGGCATTTGGTTGATTGGTGGTAAGAGACGCATAAGCAGTATTTTACATGGATGTGTCACCTGTCTTAAACTTCGTGGAAGAAGAGAGAGGCAGAAAATGTCGGACCTTCCCCAAGAACGGTTGAGCACTTCACCTCCCTTTACATACACTGGTGTGGATGTCTTCGGTCCCTGGTTTGTGACAGCAAGGCGCACAAGAGGAGGCTTAGCTCAAAGTAAACGATGGGCTGTTCTGTTCACATGCTTGAGTACCCGCGCCGTCCATATAGAGGTGATTGAGTCCATGGATACTTCCTCCTTCATCAACTCCCTGAGAAGGTTCTTTGCAATCCGTGGCCCTTCTCAACAGCTACACTCAGACCGTAGAACCAACTTCATTGGTGCTTGTAAAGAGCTGGAGTTTGAGAAGGTTCTGAAGGAATCAGAGGTCCAAACATACACTAACAGTCAAGGTTGTTCATGGCATTTCAATCCACCTCATTCCTCACACATGGGTGGTGCGTGGGAACGCATGATCGGAGTCGCAAGGAGGATTTTGGATTCAATGCTGATGCGTACTCACTCCTCAAGTTTGACCCATGgagtcctgtgcacttttatggCAGAGGCGACAGCCATTATCAACTCTAGACCGCTTGTTTCTATTTCATCTGATCCAGATGCTCCTCAGATACTCACACCGGCAATGCTCCTTACTAACAAACAAAGTATTCTACCTCCATCTGGGAAGTTCACCGACAAAGACTTGTTCAAGCAGCAGTGGCGCGAGGTACAAAGGTTGGCTGATCAATTCTGGAGTCGCTGGAAGCGCGAATACCTGCACACTCTGCAAGTTCGACACAAATGGCAGGAATCGAGACCTAACATTGAAGATGGGGACGTCGTTATGTTGAAGGACAGTAAAACGTGTCGTAACGACTGGCCCATGGCCCTTGTGACTAAGACCTTTCCTGGACGTGATGGAAGAGTTCGCAAGGTCGAGATGAGAGTTGTTAAAGATGGATCCATGAAGAAGTTCTTTAGACCAGTTACAGAGATTGTTCTGCTTCTGAAAAGGCAGGACTGAAACATTTAACTGTAGGATGTTCTAGTTCGATGTGTGGCATCTCGTCAGATACCAGGCGGGGAGTGTTCTGCCACGAAACTTGTCAgtttgactgtattatattGGTTTATATTGCGTTCGACAGatagacttttattttgaaggcgatGTCTAGCAGGAAGTCGGCCGTCGGCCATTTTCGTCGTAATCACAACAAGTCGTGTGCAGCTAGTGCTAGTTAAGTGTTCATCCATGGTCatccttgtttctgtttgtgccttcgacatcatcgtctgtaagtttccatttatactttaaagctctatcatattttcggattatttatgaggagtctttattgtaagtatgaatgtttatgtcgtattttttccgtatcgcttttcagttttactccatgttttgggagaacactgcaataaaaaggagctttggaagctataccctgactcagtgtctaccttagcaggagttaggcttactgctgaattggtgttagaaacacacacaaggagagcaggaaaattgtgttgctcctgcagaaagaaacaacccagtaagttttttcaagactcccaagcttgaggccatggcttttccggtgcagtttcccactggtcagaacaccctcgatgaagagagagcaataaaactcacaccaagcaaatatttccaaacccgtctgtgttgcgtggatgaacgctttgctcgagataccaactacttgttctttgcccagtttgtgactgaaatttaccaggcaacgtcgagcatgacaatacagctgcgcaaaggtaagccttttaccagggatggtcgaaggataaacaatgccatgcttcaggacaaacgtgaagttgagaaactggtgcgcagcaaagatgctgtccgatccatgacaccgctgagaggtacgccggcctattgggagaaaaccaccaaagatctttttgctatgatccggcagctgggcacacccacgttcttttgcacattttctgctgccgaaatgcgttgggaagaggtcatcaccgccatcaaagcgcaacaaggtgaagtagtgaatttcgcccaacttgactgggctaccaagtgtgagatcctacgcagcaatcctgtgacgacgatgcgcatgtttgacaagcgtgtggaagctctgttcagagatttgatcctctctccggcgcaaccgattggtgaggtcgtcgactacttttaccgactggagtttcaacacagaggaagtcctcacattcattgcctcatatgggttcgaggtgcccctgtatttgaggaagccacggatggagccatctgtcattttgtgtctcgctacatctcggccgagctgccggacccgcagaaggaaccggaattgtacaaaaaggtcacagaggttcagatgcacagcaaaagtcactccaaatcgtgcgtcaaacaccaaggtgcaaattcccgctttggattccccaaacaaccgtgcgatgaaacaatgatcgtcagacctgcgcccgtcgacgacgacaatcgagatcaacgcaatgacgatcggttggcgtcgaatgccaagcttgttcccgtgctaaatctgctgaatgagcctgaaacggcatccctgactttgcctcagctactggctaaacgtaagctcaccggtgacgagtacatgaactgtttgcgcatgacggcctcgtcgagttctgtcgtgcttaagcgagaaccgaaagactgctgggtcaacaactacaaccgccatttgcttcttgcctgggatggaaacctggacatccaatacatcctgaatgcctactcttgcatcgcatacatctgcagctacatcagcaaggctgaacacggtctgagccaatacctgaaatcggtcattgaaaactcccgctgcgcgaatgtcaacgagagcgatgaaatgaagcaaattatgcaagcgtactccaagaaaagagaagtgagtgctcaggaatgcgtcgcacgtgcgtgcggcttgcatatgaaacagtcctcccgcatggtggtatttgtacaaacgagtgacaatgcgctgaaaatgagttatcctctctcgctccttgagggcaaaacgcaggaatctcatgaagtgtggatgactggcctgccggaaaaatacaaatccagacctcaaacagaggaatttgaagtcatgtgcttggctgattttgcatcaatgtgcagaattgtttatggcaaacaagccaaaggtaagaatgttttgcctctgctgaacgacatgggctttgtccagaaaagaacagaaaaacatgcggtcatcaaatactgcaaatactctgaacaaaagaatccggaggattattactgctccttgctcaagctgtacctgcctcatcgtgctgattgccaattaaaatctgaacgctgtccttcctatcagttgtttcatgataacgcctgtgtacagttaccgtataacgactctgtggagcgcgtgtgccaaattgtcagaaggaacagagaaaggtatgagaaatacagtcgagacattgacaacgccatccaagaggtggaggagagtgggctcgtcataaacgaatggtgccacctggctcccgagagtgagttgcaaagactcgaatgcgttgaggaaatgaacgcgagagatgaaccgaacgacaacgtggaggaaaatgtcccggactataacgtcaggtccaaaacaacgcaaatgtccatcgtgacagaggctgcagccatcgatcccgcagtgttacgcgacatgtatcgtaacctgaaccaaaagcaagcgtccgtcttctacaaggtcagagattggtgcataaaacgtgtgtgtagctcaaagcccattgagcagttcttctaccacatcaacggtggcgccgggaccggcaaatcgctctgatcaagtgtatccacgcagaggctaccaaaatactgcagagactaccacgactggctgaggaggccgacatttccaagcaaacggttgttctcgcagctttcactggcacggcggcgttcaacatttccggggcaacgttgcattgtctactcaaactgccgagaagtctcaaacccccgtaccacgggctgggcaataaactggacgaagtcagagccgagctgtccatcgccgaaatactcatcatcgatgagatttccatggtgtcgaaagacctctttgcctacgtgaatgccaggttgaaacaaatcaaaggaattaatttacctttcggtggcatgtctgttcttgctgttggagatttctttcagctccctcccgtgagacagtccaaacctctgtgcgtgtacgatcctacgcggctggaccactggcgtgacgacttcaaaaagatcacgctcaccgccatcatgaggcagaaagacgatgtcgcctttgccgaactgctgaaccgactccgcgtcaaagaaaagtcagatgaactgtcggaaatggacagagctctccttgccacgaggtacacttccccagaaatgtgtccaaagcatattctgcatgtttttgccaccaataaacaggtggatggccataactctgcgatgctggaactgtttcataaggacattgtgcagattgacgcggatgactacaagaaagacaaaggaactggcagaatggcaaggcaagcttcccctgtgcaaggcgctaagaatgagctcccggactcaatcaaagttgccttgggtgctcgtgttatgatcacacggaacgttgatgttcaatcaggtctgtgcaacgggatgtttgcaaaagttgtcaaattggtgaactatccaaatgaagcccgtgtccagaaacttggcttggaactcgatcatgtgagtaacacagcgcgtgctgctaaccccgtgtacattgacagactggaggagaagctgaacaaggctggagtgacgcgccgacagtttcccatcaagcttgcttttgcctgcacgatccacaaggtacaaggcatgacaacgtcacaggctgcagtttcgctgaaaggtgttttcgaacacggcatggggtacgtagctctgagtagagtgacttcgctcagtggtctgcatattctgcatatggatgagagaaggcttcatgcaaatccacaaatcactgctgctcttgctgagatggcagaagattctttggagagcgtcatgcccctccttcacgtgatgccgtcggtagatcgggcaaatcacctggttgtcgtccatcataacaccgaagggctgtcttgtcacgtgcaagatatcgtgtctcatcacgaactgcttttcgctgatgttttgtgcttcacagagacacacctccaaggatcagtggccgatggacgtgcttgcttggaaggctacacgatgttttgcaggaaccgaagtgattcttacacaaactgtcctgacttggctacaaaacgtggtggcggcgtaggtatttgtgtcaaaagtcacatcgcggcccaggaaaagaaatacgttcagggtgtgaccgacattgaatttgttgtggtgatgttgggatcaccggtgtttgagtgatgttccagttatttattttctttctgtgtgttcgcaattgtcatggtgattgttctggtgttttttaactcggctgtatgtatttgtttgttcacgctgatttctccgactgcccgaaattttccatattctcagtttatgtgtatatctgtcatctcagggacacgaagaaagaatccgatctggcgaaagcccgtgcggctctggactcagaggccacagagcgtgaacgtctgcaggtgaagttgtccaagctgaagattgattttgacgagctggaagcaaggtgaggcccgcccggccattttatcaaaaatatgccaacaacaaaatggatagtggatattagtgctgacacaattgctttgctgctggggccacaccccaaggaaaatcctcctcgtgactaattgcagctcaattggactttcagttaaccatcccatatgtgggactcacgatgggatcaccggtgtttgagtgatgttccagttatttattttctttctgtgtgttcgcatttgtcatggtgataatactagccaacttacattggctcccggtccatttaagatgtgacttcaaggttcttctactaacctataaatcgctgcatggcttagcgccttcatatctcgtcgacctagttgttccttatgttccgtctcgtaaccttcgttcgcaaaacgctacccttttagcgacaccgagggccaagaaaatgtctgcaggctctagagcattttctattcgggctccagagctttggaatgccctaccaatggatattaggactgctacctcagtagaaacatttaagacacgtttaaagacacatttctatgac encodes:
- the LOC133149749 gene encoding uncharacterized protein LOC133149749 isoform X2, with the translated sequence MSDLPQERLSTSPPFTYTGVDVFGPWFVTARRTRGGLAQSKRWAVLFTCLSTRAVHIEVIESMDTSSFINSLRRFFAIRGPSQQLHSDRRTNFIGACKELEFEKVLKESEVQTYTNSQGCSWHFNPPHSSHMGGAWERMIGVARRILDSMLMRTHSSSLTHGVLCTFMAEATAIINSRPLVSISSDPDAPQILTPAMLLTNKQSILPPSGKFTDKDLFKQQWREVQRLADQFWSRWKREYLHTLQVRHKWQESRPNIEDGDVVMLKDSKTCRNDWPMALVTKTFPGRDGRVRKVEMRVVKDGSMKKFFRPVTEIVLLLKRQD